Proteins encoded by one window of Vibrio panuliri:
- a CDS encoding carbon starvation CstA family protein, with the protein MLWFLTCVAALIGGYFIYGAFVEKVFGINEKRQTPAHTKADGVDYVPMSTKKVYLVQLLNIAGVGPIFGPIMGALYGPAAMLWIVIGCIFAGAVHDYFSGMLSVRNGGASVPTITGRYLGNGAKHFMNIFAIVLLLLVGVVFVSAPAGMITNLINDQTDLTVSMTTMVLVIFAYYIIATIVPVDKIIGRFYPLFGALLIFMSVGLITAVAFSSEHTVMGDFQVTDMFTNLNPNDMPIWPALFITIACGAISGFHATQSPLMARCMENEKNGRFVFYGAMIGEGVIALIWCALALSFFGSLDALQEAVSNGGPGNVVYASSFGLLGVFGGVLAFLGVVILPITSGDTAFRSSRLILAEYFNMEQKTLRNRLLMAVPLFVIGGILTQVDFGIIWRYFGFANQSTAVMMLWTASAYLLRHNKLHWITSVPAVFMTTVCVSFILNNSSLGFGLPMQISTIVGAVFAVAVLGYVIKTSKGKGETELADEEKPKAVTETA; encoded by the coding sequence ATGTTGTGGTTTTTAACTTGTGTAGCCGCACTCATTGGTGGTTACTTTATCTACGGGGCTTTCGTTGAAAAAGTATTTGGCATCAACGAAAAGCGTCAAACACCCGCACATACTAAAGCAGATGGCGTCGACTACGTACCAATGTCGACCAAAAAAGTTTACTTAGTTCAGTTATTGAACATCGCGGGCGTTGGCCCAATTTTCGGCCCTATTATGGGTGCGTTATACGGCCCAGCCGCTATGTTGTGGATTGTGATTGGCTGTATTTTCGCTGGCGCAGTGCATGACTACTTCTCGGGTATGCTGTCTGTTCGTAATGGCGGAGCATCGGTTCCAACCATCACAGGGCGATACCTAGGCAATGGCGCAAAACACTTTATGAATATCTTTGCCATCGTCTTGCTTCTTCTTGTCGGTGTGGTGTTTGTATCTGCTCCAGCGGGTATGATTACTAACTTGATTAATGATCAAACCGACTTGACTGTGAGCATGACAACCATGGTTCTGGTTATCTTTGCCTACTACATCATCGCAACGATTGTCCCTGTTGATAAGATCATTGGTCGCTTCTACCCACTGTTTGGCGCATTACTGATCTTTATGTCGGTAGGTTTGATCACAGCGGTTGCTTTCTCAAGTGAACATACTGTGATGGGCGATTTCCAAGTCACTGACATGTTTACCAACTTAAACCCAAATGATATGCCTATCTGGCCTGCGCTGTTTATTACTATCGCATGTGGCGCTATCTCTGGTTTCCATGCCACTCAATCGCCTCTGATGGCACGCTGCATGGAAAATGAGAAGAATGGTCGCTTTGTATTTTATGGTGCCATGATTGGTGAAGGTGTTATCGCTCTAATCTGGTGTGCACTAGCGCTATCATTCTTTGGTTCTCTTGATGCGTTGCAAGAAGCTGTTAGCAACGGTGGTCCAGGTAACGTTGTCTATGCGTCATCATTTGGTCTACTTGGCGTGTTTGGTGGTGTCCTAGCGTTCCTTGGTGTGGTAATTCTTCCTATCACATCTGGCGACACCGCTTTCCGTTCAAGCCGTCTGATCCTAGCTGAATACTTCAATATGGAGCAGAAAACGCTACGCAATCGTCTACTGATGGCAGTACCACTATTTGTTATCGGTGGCATCTTAACTCAAGTTGACTTCGGCATTATCTGGCGTTACTTCGGTTTTGCAAACCAATCAACAGCCGTCATGATGCTGTGGACAGCCTCGGCTTACTTACTACGCCACAATAAACTACACTGGATTACATCTGTTCCAGCCGTGTTTATGACTACAGTCTGTGTCAGCTTTATCTTGAACAACAGCTCACTTGGCTTTGGTCTGCCAATGCAAATTTCAACAATCGTTGGCGCCGTGTTTGCTGTTGCGGTACTTGGATATGTAATTAAAACATCAAAAGGTAAAGGTGAAACTGAACTGGCTGATGAAGAAAAACCAAAAGCAGTCACTGAAACTGCATAA
- a CDS encoding M16 family metallopeptidase, which translates to MQLIKKWLTFFTVLLIVGCNSDLDKSIPEDSNWSQYQLDNGLRYHLYPTEDKEISIRLMIHAGSMQESDKQKGYAHFVEHMAFNGSRHFTGNEVIRLFEKTGGSFGADINAFTSYQLTAYKMDLSDKQHLPLALTWMRDVADGIEFSPEQVEREKGVILGEFRASRSENEPLFTKAYLEAVKGTVLEDKDPLGTEDSVKQASAKALKDYYRRWYQPQNAELIISGNISNEELSTLITQQFSTWKNNGKPAVNKQRGHKINNGSYTLLVGEMESPSLHFLVDRGPIAITTYRQQYQYWLDEVTQQLITQRLQAAFNNAAQAVQYSGSYSQWIGYNRYAAASIAFSADNREATQQLFLQTVRSLRDYGVSQSELESIMTGYRNTLSNFDNEWNKRKPLQIVDDKVFAIEQAMPVQSRETNRQALNEFVTYIDLKRVNKNIEDLLSSNLSWLQGYSASESLSTLEQELIKLPDVYAQTGFKPLELQDVTSELKQPKAQGEIVSRTEKEGDFTVWQLSNGVEVWYQRDPQAGQRAHLVYASQGGKAALTPDLYAASDLLPQSAARSGLGEFNGAQFDSYLRKKGVAVYPFIGFTFHGLEVNTEVKALPLALNTIFNISTEVKVEPRQLEAVKQEFYENNNAYYGSPEGQWYKAINAETYQPHSRHRFVLNSDIASVTTDQLLQVHQRLFHYNRGNKLVIIADLEPAQIAPMLRKYIASINLSNENVSLLNFDNQYKGELAPLVEVNQGNEKGTMLLTRLINTQKRAKSAKDVFAEDALQRIASARLLDEVREKRGLDYSPEVYPVTQDGEWGSDWFVTAKVASEDLKEVQLALKTIFDGLANSITEEELSTAVKQLAVAVEPINDDPIQRAWFYSRYLIHGYGIEALLDIEGTANSITLDDLQQKANWVFGAKSKKLTATLSPQS; encoded by the coding sequence ATGCAACTGATTAAAAAGTGGCTTACTTTCTTTACCGTTTTACTTATCGTGGGGTGTAATAGTGACCTCGATAAATCCATTCCAGAAGACTCGAACTGGAGTCAGTATCAACTCGATAACGGGTTGCGCTACCATCTCTACCCAACGGAAGATAAAGAAATCTCAATTCGTCTTATGATTCATGCAGGATCGATGCAGGAGTCTGACAAGCAAAAAGGCTATGCTCATTTCGTTGAACATATGGCGTTCAATGGCAGTCGTCACTTTACCGGTAATGAGGTGATTAGGCTGTTTGAGAAGACTGGTGGCAGCTTTGGTGCGGATATTAATGCCTTCACCAGTTATCAATTAACGGCCTATAAAATGGATTTATCCGATAAACAACATCTCCCCTTAGCGCTGACTTGGATGAGAGATGTTGCTGATGGGATTGAGTTCTCTCCAGAGCAGGTTGAACGAGAGAAAGGCGTTATTCTTGGCGAGTTCCGAGCCAGTCGCTCAGAGAATGAACCGCTCTTTACTAAAGCGTACCTAGAAGCAGTAAAAGGTACCGTGTTGGAGGATAAAGATCCGCTAGGGACTGAAGACTCCGTTAAACAGGCGTCAGCAAAAGCGCTTAAAGATTACTACCGTAGATGGTATCAACCGCAAAATGCTGAGCTGATTATATCTGGCAACATAAGCAATGAAGAACTTTCGACGCTTATTACACAGCAATTTTCAACGTGGAAAAATAATGGTAAGCCTGCGGTTAATAAGCAGCGTGGTCACAAAATTAATAACGGCTCTTACACTTTGCTGGTCGGAGAGATGGAATCGCCAAGCTTACACTTTCTTGTCGATAGAGGCCCTATTGCTATCACGACCTATAGGCAGCAGTATCAATATTGGTTAGATGAAGTTACGCAGCAGTTAATTACTCAACGTCTCCAAGCTGCGTTCAACAATGCCGCTCAGGCAGTGCAATACTCGGGAAGTTATTCTCAATGGATAGGCTATAACCGATACGCAGCCGCGAGTATTGCGTTTTCTGCTGACAACAGAGAGGCCACTCAGCAACTGTTTTTGCAGACTGTCCGTTCCTTAAGAGATTATGGTGTCAGTCAAAGTGAGCTTGAGAGCATTATGACTGGCTATCGCAATACTTTGTCTAACTTCGACAACGAGTGGAACAAGCGTAAGCCATTACAAATTGTTGATGACAAGGTATTCGCTATTGAGCAAGCAATGCCAGTACAAAGTCGTGAGACCAATCGTCAGGCGCTCAATGAGTTTGTTACTTACATTGATTTAAAGCGGGTCAATAAGAATATTGAGGATCTGCTTTCGTCCAATCTCTCTTGGCTTCAGGGTTATAGCGCGAGTGAGTCATTGAGCACTTTAGAACAAGAGCTTATAAAACTGCCCGATGTATACGCTCAAACTGGATTTAAACCGCTGGAGCTTCAGGATGTGACTTCAGAGCTCAAACAGCCAAAGGCTCAGGGAGAGATAGTGTCGCGCACGGAAAAAGAGGGCGATTTTACTGTTTGGCAGTTGAGTAATGGAGTAGAAGTTTGGTATCAACGGGACCCGCAAGCCGGTCAGAGAGCGCATCTTGTCTATGCTAGCCAAGGAGGTAAAGCTGCGCTAACGCCAGACTTGTATGCGGCGAGTGACTTACTACCTCAGTCTGCTGCTCGAAGTGGGCTAGGTGAGTTTAACGGCGCACAATTTGATAGTTACTTGCGTAAGAAAGGTGTCGCGGTGTATCCATTTATTGGCTTCACATTCCATGGTTTAGAGGTAAACACGGAAGTGAAGGCATTGCCTTTAGCTCTAAATACGATTTTTAATATCTCTACGGAAGTGAAGGTTGAGCCGCGCCAACTTGAGGCAGTCAAACAAGAGTTTTATGAGAACAATAATGCCTATTACGGTTCGCCAGAAGGTCAATGGTATAAAGCGATCAATGCCGAAACTTATCAACCACATAGCCGACACCGTTTTGTCCTCAATTCCGATATTGCATCCGTGACTACCGATCAGCTACTTCAGGTTCACCAGCGCTTATTTCATTATAACCGTGGCAATAAATTGGTCATTATCGCCGATCTGGAACCTGCGCAAATTGCCCCTATGTTACGTAAATATATCGCTTCGATTAATCTAAGTAACGAGAACGTTTCTCTGTTGAACTTTGATAATCAATACAAGGGAGAGTTAGCGCCGCTGGTTGAAGTTAACCAAGGTAATGAAAAAGGCACTATGCTGTTGACTCGCCTCATTAACACACAAAAGAGGGCGAAATCAGCGAAAGATGTTTTTGCCGAGGATGCGCTACAACGTATTGCAAGTGCCCGTCTTCTTGATGAGGTAAGAGAAAAACGCGGTTTAGATTATTCTCCGGAAGTATATCCTGTGACTCAAGATGGAGAGTGGGGGAGTGATTGGTTTGTGACAGCAAAAGTCGCAAGTGAGGATTTAAAAGAGGTTCAACTCGCTTTAAAGACTATCTTTGATGGGTTAGCTAATTCCATTACCGAAGAGGAGCTCTCTACGGCGGTCAAACAACTCGCCGTCGCTGTTGAACCGATTAATGATGATCCGATCCAACGCGCTTGGTTCTATAGTCGTTACCTAATACATGGCTATGGTATTGAGGCGTTACTCGATATTGAAGGAACAGCAAACAGCATTACTTTGGATGATCTTCAACAGAAGGCTAACTGGGTGTTTGGAGCGAAGAGTAAAAAGCTTACAGCGACACTGTCCCCCCAAAGTTAA
- the ispH gene encoding 4-hydroxy-3-methylbut-2-enyl diphosphate reductase, whose amino-acid sequence MSNEMKILLANPRGFCAGVDRAISIVERALELYQPPIYVRHEVVHNRFVVEGLKQRGAIFVEELSEVPDDNIVIFSAHGVSQAVRQEAKQRALTVFDATCPLVTKVHMEVARASRRNMEVVLIGHAGHPEVEGTMGQYSSETGGMYLVEKPEDVAPLLGLVKDPSELHYVSQTTLSVDETADVIAELRRVFPEIQGPRKDDICYATQNRQDAVREIASNVDVVIVVGSKNSSNSTRLKELAEKLGTPGYLTDCPEDIQAEWFDGKRKVGVTAGASAPEELVNQIMERIKELVGTRSVEEVTGREENMFFEVPKELQIKQVD is encoded by the coding sequence ATGAGCAATGAAATGAAAATCCTGTTAGCTAACCCGCGTGGCTTTTGTGCCGGTGTAGACCGAGCCATCAGTATCGTAGAGCGCGCTTTGGAGCTGTATCAACCGCCAATTTATGTTCGTCACGAAGTGGTACATAACCGTTTTGTGGTGGAAGGGCTTAAACAACGTGGCGCGATTTTTGTCGAAGAACTCAGTGAAGTGCCAGACGACAATATTGTGATTTTCTCCGCTCATGGTGTGTCGCAAGCTGTGCGCCAAGAAGCGAAGCAACGCGCTTTGACCGTATTTGATGCTACGTGTCCATTGGTCACAAAAGTTCATATGGAAGTGGCACGTGCAAGCCGTCGTAATATGGAAGTGGTGTTAATTGGTCATGCTGGTCACCCAGAAGTCGAAGGAACGATGGGGCAGTACTCAAGCGAGACTGGTGGCATGTACTTGGTTGAAAAGCCAGAGGATGTCGCCCCGTTACTTGGATTGGTTAAAGATCCAAGTGAGTTACATTATGTTAGCCAAACCACGCTTTCTGTTGATGAGACGGCTGATGTGATTGCTGAGCTGCGTCGCGTATTCCCTGAGATTCAAGGACCACGTAAAGATGATATCTGTTACGCAACGCAAAATCGTCAAGATGCCGTACGTGAGATTGCCAGCAACGTTGACGTAGTAATTGTTGTGGGTTCAAAAAATTCCTCAAACTCAACGCGCTTAAAAGAGCTAGCCGAAAAACTAGGCACTCCTGGTTATCTCACCGACTGTCCAGAAGATATTCAAGCCGAGTGGTTTGATGGTAAGCGAAAAGTAGGCGTGACCGCAGGCGCTTCTGCGCCTGAAGAGCTAGTGAATCAAATTATGGAACGGATTAAAGAGCTTGTTGGAACTCGCTCTGTGGAAGAAGTGACAGGTCGTGAAGAGAACATGTTCTTTGAAGTGCCAAAAGAGCTGCAAATTAAACAAGTAGACTGA
- the fkpB gene encoding FKBP-type peptidyl-prolyl cis-trans isomerase has protein sequence MKSIAQDSTVTLHFTIKMKDGSVADSTHNMGKPAKLVIGDGSLSDNFEQCLLGLESGESKAIELAAVDAFGLPNPDNIHHMDRAKFVGDADVEVGTIMAFSGPDGMEIPGIITEIAGDSVTVDFNHPLAGQDVTFEVEILSVE, from the coding sequence GTGAAATCAATAGCCCAAGACTCTACCGTTACCCTCCATTTTACTATCAAGATGAAAGACGGCTCTGTTGCCGATAGTACACACAACATGGGCAAACCAGCCAAACTTGTCATCGGTGACGGGAGCCTGAGTGATAATTTTGAACAGTGTCTGCTTGGATTAGAAAGTGGTGAGTCTAAAGCGATTGAACTGGCTGCAGTTGATGCGTTTGGTTTACCAAACCCAGATAATATTCACCATATGGACCGTGCCAAATTTGTCGGAGATGCCGACGTTGAAGTTGGCACCATTATGGCGTTTAGTGGTCCGGATGGTATGGAGATCCCTGGTATTATTACTGAAATAGCTGGCGATTCAGTCACGGTTGACTTTAACCACCCACTAGCAGGACAAGATGTGACTTTTGAAGTTGAAATTTTGTCAGTAGAATAA
- the lspA gene encoding signal peptidase II, translated as MSEKALTLKESGVRWLLLAVVIFIADIAIKLFVMQNMRLGQSIDVLPFFNITYAHNYGAAFSFLSDQAGWQRWLFTGIAFVVTAMLTYWMSKLPAKEKWNNIAYAMIIGGAIGNVFDRVVHGFVVDYLHLYIDQYHWPIFNLADTTICIGAAMIILDGFLSKENAKA; from the coding sequence ATGAGTGAAAAAGCATTAACACTAAAAGAGTCTGGCGTGCGTTGGTTATTGCTAGCGGTGGTAATTTTTATCGCTGATATCGCGATTAAACTGTTTGTGATGCAGAACATGCGATTGGGTCAGAGCATTGACGTATTGCCGTTTTTCAATATTACTTATGCTCATAACTACGGTGCCGCATTTAGCTTTTTAAGTGATCAAGCCGGTTGGCAACGCTGGTTATTTACAGGGATCGCTTTTGTGGTCACCGCAATGCTGACTTATTGGATGAGCAAGTTACCCGCCAAAGAAAAATGGAACAACATCGCCTATGCGATGATTATCGGTGGGGCAATCGGTAATGTATTTGACCGTGTCGTGCATGGCTTTGTTGTGGATTACTTGCACCTGTATATTGACCAATATCATTGGCCGATTTTTAATCTTGCCGATACGACTATCTGTATTGGTGCTGCAATGATTATCCTCGATGGCTTTCTTAGCAAAGAGAATGCGAAAGCATAA